From the Bradyrhizobium ontarionense genome, the window TGCAGACGCTGGTCGTCGCCCATGCCGCGTTCGGTCACAACCACTTCTTCAAGAACAACTATCTGTTCAAGCAGTGGACCGACGCCGACGGCATCCTCGACTATCTTGATTTCGCCCGCGGCTACGTCGGCCAATGCGAGGAGCGCTATGGCCGGCTCGCGGTCGAGCACACGCTCGACGCCGCGCATGCGCTGATGTCGCACGGCGTCGACCGCTATCCCGGCAAGAAGAAGCTCGACTTCCGCGAGGAGGAGAAGCGGGCCGGCAAGCGCAGGCTCTACGAGGAGGGCACGTTCAACGATCTCTGGCGGACGGTGCCGACCGGCCCGGTCAAGACCAGCGCGGTGTTGAACGTCGAGCGCCGTCGCGCGCTGCTCGGCCTGCCGCAGGAAAACCTGCTCTATTTCCTGGAGAAGACCGCGCCGCGGCTGGCCCCCTGGCAGCGCGAATTGCTGCGCATCGTGCGCCACATCGCCCAGTATTTCTATCCGCAGGGCCAGACCAAGGTCATGAACGAGGGCACGGCGACGTACGTGCATTATCGCATCATGAACCGGCTGCACCAGGACGGCCGTCTGACCGACGGCAATTTCCTCGAATTCCTGCAGTCGCACACCAACGTCGTATTCCAGCCGGAGTTCGACGACCCGCGCTTCTCCGGCTTCAACCCCTATGCGCTCGGCTTTGCGATCATGCAGGACATCGAGCGGATCGTGAAGGACCCGACCGAGGAAGACCGCGAATGGTTTCCGGACATCGCGGGCACGGGCGACGAGATGGCGGTGCTGCGCGACGTCTGGGCGAATTATCGCGACGAAAGCTTCATCACCCAGTTCCTGAGTCCGAACCTGATCCGGCAATTGCGGCTGTTCCATCTGCATGACGATCCGGCAGAGCGCGCCGGCGTCCTCGTCGACGCCATCCACGACGAGCGCGGCTATCGCCGTATCCGCCGCGAGCTGTCGAAGCAGTATGACGTTGGCTACATCGATCCCAACATCGAGGTGGTCGATGTCGACCTCGCCGGTGACCGTCGCCTGATGCTGCGGCATACCGTGGTCAAGGGAGCCCAGCTCGCCGAGACCGACACCAAGCGCGTCCTTCAGAATCTTGCCGATCTCTGGAGCTATGACGTATCGCTCGTCGAGGTCGACGCCGCCACCGACAAGGTGCTGAAGGAGTATGTGCTCAATCCGCG encodes:
- a CDS encoding SpoVR family protein, which encodes MSELLFEGADWNFSTLQRIHDACETVAHRELGLDTYPNQIEVITAEQMLDAYSSVGMPLFYRHWSFGKHFAYHEASYRKGLMGLAYEIVINSSPCISYLMEENTATMQTLVVAHAAFGHNHFFKNNYLFKQWTDADGILDYLDFARGYVGQCEERYGRLAVEHTLDAAHALMSHGVDRYPGKKKLDFREEEKRAGKRRLYEEGTFNDLWRTVPTGPVKTSAVLNVERRRALLGLPQENLLYFLEKTAPRLAPWQRELLRIVRHIAQYFYPQGQTKVMNEGTATYVHYRIMNRLHQDGRLTDGNFLEFLQSHTNVVFQPEFDDPRFSGFNPYALGFAIMQDIERIVKDPTEEDREWFPDIAGTGDEMAVLRDVWANYRDESFITQFLSPNLIRQLRLFHLHDDPAERAGVLVDAIHDERGYRRIRRELSKQYDVGYIDPNIEVVDVDLAGDRRLMLRHTVVKGAQLAETDTKRVLQNLADLWSYDVSLVEVDAATDKVLKEYVLNPRIQPAAA